Below is a window of 'Nostoc azollae' 0708 DNA.
TGGCATATCTCCTGAGCAAATTTCTATCCTGAATATGAATCTTTCTGATTCTACTTTCTTTAAATCAGAAATGGATGCTTTTGTTTCAAACTCACTTATTCCTAAAGTTTTTGTCCCTATTACTCCTCTATTAATGAGTAGATTTAAAATAGCACAATATAATCCTTATATGTCTAAATATACCCCTAAATTGGTTAAACTAGGTCAAGAATTAGCCTCAACTGGTCTACTTCCACCTGGATTTAAGTTGGCTGAACTTATTAAAAGAAAATCCCACAGAGATATTGTCAATGTTATTGTTAATGGTAGAACTGGTGTTTCTTACGGGTTTGTAGCTTATGCTGAACCTCCCTACTATGTAGGAAAACCAGAAATCTCTACTTATGAATGGGATAAATTATTACCTGTTGCTGGATTTAGTAGTAATGAAATTCGGAAAAATGATGAAAGTAGACGTTATATAAAAATCATCATTAATGGAGAATATGTATTTAAGCAAATTCCCGATATTTGGCTAGTGAGTTCTCGTTCTGGTTCTAATAAAACAGACTTAAATCTTGAAGAAGATATTATTCGTATTGGTTTAAAAGATGATTTACATTTGCAGTTACCTGTAGGAAGTTTGTCACGTAAATCTGATTTCAAACCTTCTTATGATATCTATGTGATGCTGGCTATTAGTCTAGCTGCTGCTTTATATACGCCAGAATTAATCAAAAATGGTGCGCCAATTGTTCATTTTCACGGTTATCCGGCATTTGATTGGTTTAAAGAAAATGAATATTGCGTCGGTGTTAATAATCCTTCTGTACCCTGTGGAACTTATGAATCAGGTGTGTTTAATTTTTTAGGTCTTTCTAATTTAGCTAGTCAACAAACGAAAAATATTAAATTAGTGAGTTTGATAGAACCAGATCATGGTACAAATTTTATTGCTCATGATATGGATTATCTAGTTGATAGGTTAAAACATGGGTGTGTAGCAGAACAAATTGAACTAGGTGGACAACATTTTGCTTCTTTGAAAGCAAATTTAGGTGATGGTGGGATTCCCATATAGAAGAATTTCAGTAGAAGAAGAAGAAGAAGGAGAAATTTTAACTTTTAACTGGATATGAGATTATCTATCATTTGACAATTCACAGCAGTGATTTCTAGTTGACGATCGCCGTCTTCACCCGATTTTAAGCATACCCTGAAATAACTATCTGGTAGATATGGCATTCTTTCTGCCCACTCAATAGCGACAATTCCCGGTGTTACTTCTATCCCTTCCCAGTAACTTTCTAAATTCAATCCTGTTACTTCTTGGGGTTTTAGGCGATACAAATCCAGGTGATAAAGGGGAATGCGTCCTTCTATGTATTCATTAATCAAGGTAAAAGTAGGACTGACAATAGATTCATTTATCCCCAAACCTTTACCAATACCCTGCACTAAGGTAGTTTTGCCAGCACCTAAATCACCTTCTAGTAATATGACACTTCCAGCAGTCAAATTTTTCCCCAAGGTGATACCTAACTGCTGTGTTGCTTGTGTATTAGGAAGGAAAAGTTTAGTCATTGGTGATTGGTGATTGGTGATTGGGAAAAATAAAATTGATGACCCAGTCCCCACTCCCCATTACTTCCCATGCTGCGCTCCATTATACCATTTCAATAAAACCTTGGCTAGTTTTTGTGGGTCGTGGCGAACAAATCCGGTTTCGTCTTCATACAAGATGTTGGAGGGGACTATTCTTCTTCCTAGTTTGATGACGGTTTCTCGGTCTAGGAAAACGGGATGGGAATTTTGCTGGGCGTAGCGAATGAGGGCTTGGGCTGATGGGGTTTTTTTATGTACTAGTACGGCATCAAACAGCCTTCTGTCGCCACAAGCTTTATCAATGGCTTGGATGTGTTCGCCTACGGTGTATCCTTCTGTTTCTCCCGGTTGGGTCATGATATTGCAGATATAGATACGGGGAATATTTTGGGCTGCGATCGCATCGGCAATTTCTGGTACTAATAAATTAGGTATTAGACTAGTATACAAACTGCCCGGTCCAATAATAATGTAATCAGCTTCTTTAATTGC
It encodes the following:
- a CDS encoding bifunctional alanine racemase/tRNA (adenosine(37)-N6)-threonylcarbamoyltransferase complex ATPase subunit type 1 TsaE, with amino-acid sequence MTKLFLPNTQATQQLGITLGKNLTAGSVILLEGDLGAGKTTLVQGIGKGLGINESIVSPTFTLINEYIEGRIPLYHLDLYRLKPQEVTGLNLESYWEGIEVTPGIVAIEWAERMPYLPDSYFRVCLKSGEDGDRQLEITAVNCQMIDNLISS